The Leifsonia williamsii genome includes a region encoding these proteins:
- a CDS encoding NAD(P)-dependent oxidoreductase, with amino-acid sequence MTAQNPTVGFIGLGSMGGGMTRNLQRAGFPLVVTDLRPESAAELIAGGARWAPTAAEVAAASDLVITMLPTPRHVSDAVSGPGGVLEGIRDGGTWIDMSTSVPEVADAVRAANAGRGLHILDAPVSGMSVGAANGTLQIFVGGEAADVERLRPVFEAMGDPERILHVGGNGAGYAVKLMINQLWFSHLVATAEVLAVGVKAGVDLGVLRDSLVASPANSTFVERDVLSILEHGDYDEGFALALACKDLGLSIDLARSVGVPVELSALVDQVFRRGRAQYGDRAGEMAPFQLYEDLIGTPLRLVADAAPEGVAR; translated from the coding sequence ATGACAGCACAGAACCCCACCGTCGGCTTCATCGGCCTCGGCAGCATGGGAGGCGGGATGACCCGCAACCTCCAGCGGGCCGGCTTCCCGCTGGTGGTGACCGACCTGCGGCCCGAGTCAGCGGCCGAGCTCATCGCCGGCGGCGCCCGCTGGGCGCCCACCGCGGCCGAGGTGGCCGCCGCCTCCGACCTCGTCATCACGATGCTCCCGACCCCGCGCCACGTCTCCGACGCGGTGAGCGGGCCGGGCGGCGTGCTCGAGGGCATCCGCGACGGCGGCACCTGGATCGACATGTCGACCTCGGTGCCGGAGGTGGCCGACGCCGTCCGTGCCGCGAACGCCGGCCGCGGGCTGCACATCCTCGACGCCCCGGTGAGCGGGATGTCGGTGGGAGCGGCCAACGGCACGTTGCAGATCTTCGTCGGCGGGGAGGCCGCGGACGTCGAGCGGCTGCGCCCGGTGTTCGAGGCGATGGGCGACCCGGAGCGCATCCTCCACGTGGGCGGGAACGGCGCCGGCTACGCGGTGAAGCTCATGATCAACCAGCTGTGGTTCTCGCACCTCGTGGCCACGGCGGAGGTGCTGGCCGTCGGCGTGAAGGCCGGCGTCGACCTCGGCGTGCTGCGCGACTCGCTGGTCGCAAGCCCGGCGAACAGCACCTTCGTCGAGCGGGACGTGCTCTCGATCCTGGAGCACGGCGACTACGACGAAGGCTTCGCGCTCGCCCTCGCCTGCAAGGACCTGGGCCTGTCCATCGACCTCGCCCGCTCGGTCGGGGTGCCGGTCGAGCTGTCCGCGCTGGTCGACCAGGTGTTCCGCCGCGGGCGTGCCCAGTACGGCGACCGCGCGGGCGAGATGGCGCCGTTCCAGCTGTACGAGGACCTGATCGGCACACCGCTGCGCCTCGTCGCGGACGCCGCCCCCGAGGGGGTGGCCCGGTGA
- the fae gene encoding formaldehyde-activating enzyme, which produces MTDAREGVLRIGESFVGDGVNAAHINTVAGPRTGPAGVAWASALASPSAGHVPFVAVLAPSLPVKPLTLFVTKSAPAGDEHGTLIWGPAQAGVAAGVADAVAEGVIPREAADTDVIVAAVWVNPGADDADAVYRNNREATATALRNGVAGLPALDDVLAARHRPANPFYTAPA; this is translated from the coding sequence ATGACGGACGCGCGAGAGGGCGTGCTGCGCATCGGCGAGAGCTTCGTCGGGGACGGCGTCAACGCCGCCCACATCAACACCGTCGCCGGCCCGCGCACCGGGCCGGCGGGGGTGGCGTGGGCCTCGGCCCTCGCCTCCCCGAGCGCCGGACACGTGCCCTTCGTGGCGGTGCTCGCGCCGTCGCTGCCGGTGAAGCCGCTCACCCTGTTCGTCACGAAGTCCGCCCCCGCCGGCGACGAGCACGGCACCCTCATCTGGGGCCCGGCGCAGGCCGGGGTCGCGGCGGGCGTGGCCGACGCGGTCGCCGAGGGCGTCATCCCCCGGGAGGCGGCCGACACCGACGTCATCGTCGCGGCCGTCTGGGTGAACCCCGGCGCCGACGACGCCGACGCCGTGTACCGCAACAACCGCGAGGCCACGGCGACCGCGCTGCGCAACGGCGTCGCCGGACTCCCCGCCCTCGACGACGTGCTGGCCGCGCGCCACCGCCCGGCCAACCCCTTCTACACCGCCCCCGCCTGA